One window of the Crassaminicella thermophila genome contains the following:
- a CDS encoding stalk domain-containing protein, with protein sequence MKRLLSILLVCIMIIGMGITAFGAKFERSTVEITDGTNGDTKEVPSVNLLMGGKDVYTDVPSLLYTIDGKSRTLVPIRFVVENLGANIEWNQQKKEATILTDKKKIVLKIDCDIATVNGKEYKLPNGVPAKLLGYQGNYRTMVPLRFIAEQLGMDVNWKQETTTAIVDLPKTIYNSY encoded by the coding sequence ATGAAACGGTTACTGTCGATTTTACTTGTATGCATTATGATTATAGGAATGGGTATTACTGCCTTTGGTGCAAAATTTGAAAGAAGCACTGTAGAAATTACAGATGGAACAAATGGAGATACTAAAGAAGTACCTAGTGTCAATCTTTTGATGGGTGGAAAAGACGTATATACAGATGTGCCGTCACTTCTTTATACAATCGATGGCAAAAGCCGTACTTTAGTACCTATAAGATTTGTTGTTGAAAATTTAGGTGCTAATATAGAATGGAACCAACAGAAAAAAGAAGCTACAATTCTTACGGATAAAAAGAAGATTGTGCTAAAGATTGATTGTGATATAGCTACTGTAAATGGTAAAGAGTACAAACTTCCAAATGGTGTTCCTGCAAAATTATTAGGATATCAAGGAAATTATAGAACAATGGTGCCTTTAAGATTCATAGCAGAGCAGCTTGGAATGGATGTAAACTGGAAGCAAGAAACTACTACAGCAATAGTGGATTTACCAAAAACAATCTATAACAGCTATTGA
- a CDS encoding N-acetylmuramoyl-L-alanine amidase: MKRLLAIIFVICIFFGMSSTIFGLEAEQSIIEIKDGISAKVQKVHRVNLLMGGKDVYTDVPPVLYTINNKSRTLVPIRFVVEGLGANIEWNQERREATIVAKEKKIILKIDSAIAIVNGKKYKLPNNVPAKLLGYQGNYRTMVPLRFIAEQLGMDVNWKQETTTAMVDLPEQYITNIAYENTGNISKMIIKTTGAVNFTTMYLPGSKFGGNDRLIIDIPNTNINIKDSYFEENNGLFKKEVNMDGIKTIRGSLFETKPRKVSRIVLDLNKPKGYDVSFDEESNELSVAFLNNVRNIKLEERNHVNAVVIHTEESPVYNIMDFGNKVVVDVLNAKLKFNKNEIFVGKQGIKKIRTAQFAPDANYDKDDKIVRVVLDLEEGQSFENIFVDHEGTDILVYINDKPMQELDYQKEDINQSRLKLSLHDQGEYYIDYAPVSNAIVLKVPKDKIELTSTELNIDDNMVKAINIEDEIDDIYYYITIKLTDGTDYSIEANGIITDEIIIRLQNRKIGPSKYTKKLIVIDPGHGGKDPGTSNKELKLLEKDLALDTAMRLKELLEEAGFDTFITRDDDTYVGLYERPEIANGLNADAFVSVHYNYVDNKRVSGVETLYADDPVRDCKRFATMIQEEMVKGLKANDRKIQNKPQFVVIRETKMPAVIAEVAFLSNPREARLAATPAYRQKAAQALFNGIKRYFDER; the protein is encoded by the coding sequence ATGAAACGTTTGTTAGCTATTATATTTGTAATATGTATATTTTTTGGAATGAGCAGTACTATTTTTGGATTAGAAGCAGAACAAAGTATTATAGAAATTAAGGATGGTATATCTGCTAAAGTGCAAAAAGTCCATCGTGTAAATCTTTTAATGGGTGGAAAAGATGTATATACTGATGTACCACCTGTTCTTTATACTATAAATAATAAGAGCCGTACTTTAGTTCCAATAAGATTTGTAGTAGAGGGTTTAGGTGCTAATATAGAATGGAATCAAGAAAGACGTGAAGCTACTATTGTTGCTAAAGAAAAGAAGATAATATTAAAAATTGATAGTGCAATAGCTATTGTAAATGGAAAAAAGTATAAACTTCCTAATAATGTTCCTGCAAAATTATTAGGATATCAAGGGAATTATAGAACAATGGTGCCTTTAAGATTCATAGCAGAGCAGCTTGGAATGGATGTAAATTGGAAACAAGAAACGACTACTGCTATGGTTGATTTACCTGAGCAATATATAACTAATATTGCATATGAAAATACAGGAAATATTTCGAAGATGATTATTAAAACCACAGGAGCAGTAAATTTTACAACAATGTATTTGCCAGGAAGTAAATTTGGAGGAAATGATCGTTTGATTATTGATATTCCAAATACTAATATCAATATAAAAGATTCATATTTTGAAGAAAACAATGGCCTTTTTAAGAAAGAAGTGAATATGGATGGTATTAAAACAATTAGAGGATCTTTATTTGAGACAAAGCCTAGGAAAGTAAGCAGAATTGTATTGGATTTAAACAAGCCAAAAGGATATGATGTGTCTTTTGATGAGGAAAGCAATGAACTTAGTGTAGCCTTTTTAAATAATGTAAGAAATATAAAACTAGAAGAAAGAAATCATGTGAATGCAGTTGTTATTCATACAGAAGAATCTCCTGTATATAATATTATGGATTTTGGGAATAAAGTAGTTGTAGATGTATTAAATGCTAAATTAAAGTTTAATAAGAATGAAATATTTGTTGGCAAGCAGGGAATAAAAAAAATTAGAACAGCACAATTTGCTCCAGATGCTAATTATGATAAGGATGATAAGATTGTTCGTGTTGTACTTGATTTAGAAGAAGGACAAAGCTTTGAAAATATATTTGTTGATCATGAAGGAACAGATATTTTAGTTTATATAAATGACAAGCCAATGCAGGAATTAGACTATCAAAAAGAAGATATTAATCAATCAAGGTTAAAATTATCATTACACGATCAAGGGGAATATTATATAGATTATGCTCCTGTTAGCAATGCTATTGTATTAAAAGTGCCAAAAGATAAAATAGAATTAACAAGTACAGAATTAAATATTGATGATAATATGGTAAAAGCCATAAATATTGAAGATGAAATAGATGATATATATTACTACATAACAATAAAACTTACAGATGGAACAGATTATAGCATTGAAGCAAATGGAATAATTACAGATGAAATTATTATAAGACTTCAAAATAGAAAAATTGGACCTTCTAAGTATACTAAAAAATTAATTGTAATAGATCCAGGACATGGAGGAAAAGATCCTGGTACAAGTAATAAAGAACTAAAACTACTCGAAAAAGATTTAGCCTTAGATACAGCAATGAGACTAAAAGAATTATTAGAAGAAGCTGGATTTGATACTTTTATAACAAGAGATGATGATACATATGTTGGATTGTACGAAAGACCAGAAATAGCTAATGGTTTGAATGCAGATGCTTTTGTAAGTGTTCATTATAATTATGTGGACAATAAAAGGGTATCAGGTGTAGAAACTTTATATGCAGATGATCCAGTAAGGGATTGTAAAAGATTTGCAACAATGATACAAGAAGAAATGGTAAAAGGTTTAAAAGCTAATGATAGAAAGATTCAAAACAAACCACAGTTTGTTGTCATAAGAGAAACTAAAATGCCTGCTGTAATAGCAGAAGTTGCATTCTTATCAAATCCTAGAGAAGCTAGATTAGCTGCTACACCAGCATACAGACAAAAAGCAGCACAAGCATTATTTAATGGAATTAAAAGATATTTTGATGAAAGATAA
- a CDS encoding AIR synthase family protein, with translation MKVGKLDSELLRNIVFEHIKNHREEVIVRPGIGEDCAVLDFGEYACVLSTDPITGAANEVGRLAVHISCNDIASNGVEPLGLMLTIMAPEGTTAEEIEQIMRQAGEEAEKLNVEIIGGHTEITSAVNKVIVSSTAIGRQFKEKVVQSKANPGDIIIMTKNVGLEGTSIIAHDFEEKLIKDLGKDIVYNAKKMMEDMSVITEGVVAGQVGVTSMHDITEGGLLGAIWELCEASNVGAVIFKNKVNIAHETEEICKYFKIDPFKLISSGCMIMTVSKEKENILLESLKEKGVKAAAIGEITEKGKYLVDGIEKIEITPPESDELYKVM, from the coding sequence ATGAAGGTGGGAAAATTAGATAGTGAGCTGTTAAGAAATATTGTTTTTGAGCATATAAAAAATCATAGAGAGGAAGTTATTGTAAGACCAGGAATTGGTGAGGATTGTGCAGTGCTAGATTTTGGTGAATACGCATGTGTATTATCAACTGATCCAATTACAGGAGCTGCAAATGAAGTAGGAAGACTTGCTGTACATATATCATGCAATGATATTGCATCGAATGGTGTAGAACCTCTAGGACTTATGCTAACAATTATGGCCCCAGAAGGGACGACGGCAGAAGAAATTGAGCAAATTATGAGGCAGGCAGGTGAGGAAGCTGAGAAGTTAAATGTAGAAATCATTGGTGGACATACGGAGATTACTTCTGCTGTAAATAAAGTTATTGTTTCTTCCACAGCCATAGGAAGACAATTTAAAGAAAAAGTAGTTCAAAGTAAAGCAAATCCAGGGGATATTATTATTATGACAAAAAATGTTGGATTAGAAGGCACTTCTATAATTGCCCATGATTTTGAAGAAAAGTTGATAAAAGATTTAGGAAAAGATATTGTATATAATGCAAAAAAAATGATGGAAGATATGAGTGTCATAACAGAAGGGGTTGTTGCTGGCCAAGTTGGCGTAACCAGTATGCATGATATAACAGAAGGCGGGCTATTAGGTGCAATATGGGAATTATGTGAGGCTTCTAATGTGGGTGCAGTTATTTTTAAGAACAAAGTAAATATTGCTCATGAAACGGAAGAAATCTGTAAATATTTTAAAATTGATCCATTTAAACTCATTTCGAGTGGCTGTATGATTATGACAGTGTCAAAAGAAAAGGAGAATATATTACTAGAAAGTCTTAAAGAGAAAGGTGTAAAAGCAGCTGCAATAGGGGAAATAACAGAAAAAGGAAAATACTTAGTAGATGGTATAGAAAAAATAGAAATCACTCCTCCAGAAAGTGATGAATTATACAAAGTAATGTAG
- a CDS encoding ABC transporter ATP-binding protein gives MNKNNANLLKKEDDILLEVKNLKKYFPIRKGFFGKDIQYVKAVDDVSFYIKRGETLGLVGESGCGKSTTGRTLIRLYEPTDGEIIFDGAEIGMMSEKEMLPFRKKMQMIFQDPYASLNTRMTVGDIIGEALDIHKLASGKERTEIIHDLLSKVGLNPDHAIRYPHEFSGGQRQRIGIARALAVRPEFIICDEPISALDVSIQAQVVNMLGDLQQELGLTYLFIAHDLSMVRYISDRVGVMYLGKLVEIADSEELYEKPAHPYTQALLSAIPIPDPDISKTKNRILLEGDVPSPLNPPSGCRFCTRCPHAMKKCSEIEPQMKDIGGGHMAACHLL, from the coding sequence ATGAATAAAAATAATGCAAATTTATTAAAAAAAGAGGATGATATTTTACTAGAAGTAAAAAACCTAAAGAAATATTTTCCAATTAGAAAAGGATTTTTTGGTAAGGATATCCAATATGTAAAGGCAGTAGATGATGTAAGCTTTTATATTAAACGAGGCGAAACATTAGGTCTTGTTGGAGAATCAGGATGTGGAAAATCAACGACTGGAAGAACACTTATTCGTTTATATGAACCTACTGATGGGGAAATTATATTTGATGGTGCAGAGATTGGTATGATGAGTGAAAAGGAAATGCTTCCTTTCAGAAAAAAAATGCAGATGATTTTTCAAGATCCATATGCATCTTTAAATACGCGTATGACTGTAGGAGATATTATAGGGGAAGCTTTAGATATTCATAAATTAGCATCGGGAAAAGAAAGAACAGAGATTATTCATGATTTGTTATCTAAAGTTGGACTTAATCCTGATCATGCTATAAGATATCCACACGAATTTAGTGGAGGTCAAAGACAGCGTATAGGGATTGCAAGAGCTTTAGCAGTAAGACCTGAATTTATAATATGTGATGAACCTATATCAGCATTAGACGTTTCTATACAAGCACAGGTAGTTAATATGTTAGGTGATTTACAACAAGAATTAGGTCTAACTTATTTATTCATTGCGCATGATCTTTCAATGGTTAGATATATATCTGATAGAGTAGGAGTTATGTATCTTGGAAAACTAGTAGAAATTGCTGATAGTGAAGAGCTTTATGAAAAGCCTGCACATCCTTATACACAGGCACTTTTATCAGCTATTCCGATTCCAGATCCAGACATATCAAAAACAAAGAATAGAATTTTACTAGAAGGAGATGTTCCAAGTCCACTTAATCCACCTTCTGGTTGTAGATTCTGTACAAGATGTCCGCATGCTATGAAAAAATGTTCAGAAATAGAACCTCAAATGAAGGATATTGGTGGAGGACATATGGCTGCTTGCCACTTGTTATAA
- a CDS encoding GerMN domain-containing protein yields MKRNRVVVLILVLCMMISLVGCANPIKLVTGLFGDEDKAASNLVESNDGTQQDDGLRNTVLYYKDDKGFLVPVMRKIPWTEGRGIAKAALRAMIDNPANRQDIAELGLSPVIPANTEIRGMSIHEGLCKVDFTSDFLNCFSKEEEEALVKAVVYTLTEFPTIDRVQFMVDGKIQNRLQYGTTIANAVTRKDINYVGKTPSDNKVVVYYEGTVNGLETYFVPVTKAIEKNDSSVNVLDALDALVEGPPKGLGLYSEIPEGTRVVSVDVNDSVACINLSEEILDIVDNQTAANSVAKSFGLTIKEQYPNVVGVKLFVDGKELKIGEEKKEDPIAIPTFANQY; encoded by the coding sequence TTGAAAAGGAATAGAGTAGTTGTATTAATTCTAGTACTATGCATGATGATAAGCCTTGTTGGCTGTGCAAATCCTATTAAGTTAGTAACGGGATTATTTGGAGATGAAGATAAGGCTGCTTCAAATCTTGTTGAAAGTAATGATGGTACACAACAGGATGATGGATTGAGAAATACTGTATTATATTATAAAGATGATAAAGGATTTTTGGTACCTGTTATGAGGAAAATTCCTTGGACAGAAGGAAGAGGAATAGCAAAAGCAGCATTAAGAGCAATGATTGATAATCCAGCAAATAGGCAAGATATTGCAGAGCTTGGTTTATCACCAGTTATTCCAGCAAATACAGAAATTCGAGGAATGAGTATTCATGAAGGATTATGTAAAGTAGATTTTACCAGTGATTTTTTGAATTGTTTTAGTAAGGAAGAAGAAGAAGCATTAGTAAAAGCAGTTGTTTATACATTGACAGAATTTCCAACTATTGATCGTGTACAATTTATGGTGGATGGAAAAATTCAAAATAGACTTCAGTATGGTACAACTATAGCAAATGCAGTTACAAGAAAAGATATTAATTATGTAGGTAAAACACCAAGTGATAATAAGGTTGTTGTATATTATGAAGGAACGGTAAATGGATTAGAGACATATTTTGTACCTGTTACAAAGGCTATAGAGAAAAATGATTCTTCTGTAAATGTATTAGATGCATTAGATGCTTTAGTTGAAGGTCCACCAAAAGGACTTGGATTATATAGTGAAATACCAGAAGGAACACGTGTTGTAAGTGTAGATGTAAATGATAGTGTAGCTTGTATTAATTTGAGTGAAGAAATATTAGACATTGTAGATAATCAGACTGCTGCAAATAGTGTAGCAAAATCATTTGGATTAACGATAAAAGAGCAATATCCAAATGTGGTAGGCGTTAAGCTATTTGTTGATGGAAAAGAGCTAAAAATAGGAGAAGAAAAGAAAGAAGATCCTATTGCTATACCGACATTTGCAAATCAATATTAA
- the rph gene encoding ribonuclease PH produces the protein MTRFDGRKESELRPVKITKDYLAYAEGSVLIEMGNTKVICTASIEDKVPPFLKGKGTGWITAEYGMLPRSTQTRKIRESSRGKVDGRTQEIQRLIGRALRSVVDLSALGERTIWIDCDVIQADGGTRTASITGAFIALVDGLHKLYENKQISSLPVKNYVSAVSVGVVDNNPILDLCYQEDSNAKVDMNVIMTDKKEFVEIQGTGEEAPFSRQELLRLLELAEKGNMELIQMQKDVLGEVGDLIGKSINEETGEKSDE, from the coding sequence ATGACTAGATTTGATGGCAGAAAAGAAAGTGAGTTAAGGCCAGTAAAAATTACAAAAGATTATTTAGCCTATGCAGAAGGTTCTGTACTTATAGAAATGGGAAATACAAAGGTAATATGTACTGCTTCTATAGAGGATAAGGTACCCCCATTCTTAAAGGGGAAAGGTACTGGTTGGATAACAGCAGAGTATGGAATGCTTCCAAGATCTACTCAAACAAGAAAGATAAGAGAATCAAGTAGAGGGAAAGTAGATGGAAGAACTCAAGAAATACAAAGATTGATTGGAAGAGCATTGCGTTCAGTAGTTGATTTAAGCGCTTTAGGAGAAAGGACTATATGGATAGACTGTGATGTAATACAAGCTGATGGAGGGACGAGAACAGCATCTATAACAGGTGCTTTTATAGCATTAGTAGATGGATTACATAAATTATATGAGAATAAGCAAATAAGTAGTTTGCCTGTAAAAAATTATGTTTCAGCTGTAAGTGTTGGTGTGGTAGACAACAATCCAATCCTAGATTTATGCTATCAAGAAGATTCAAATGCAAAAGTAGATATGAATGTAATAATGACTGATAAAAAGGAATTTGTAGAAATTCAAGGGACAGGTGAAGAAGCACCTTTTAGTAGACAAGAACTGCTAAGGCTATTAGAATTAGCCGAAAAAGGGAATATGGAATTAATACAAATGCAAAAGGATGTACTAGGTGAAGTAGGAGATTTAATTGGCAAATCAATCAATGAAGAGACAGGAGAGAAATCAGATGAATAA
- a CDS encoding N-acetylmuramoyl-L-alanine amidase: MYQKQSITAIECSKYKSIPQVIIETTGNVNISSMYLPGSKFGGNDRLILDIPNADLKINDSSFIKDGKGIRKKVYDNGIMAIRASNFETTPRNVTRIVIDLAMPRGYDISFDKDSNKIKVDFLNTVKNIKLEERNNAEAVVIQTDEVPVYNVMDLGDRVVVDVLNSKLKFNNNKISVGKNGIKRIRTAQFKPDQNYDKDDKIVRVVLDLEEGQSFKNVFVDHEGMDILVYVNDKPLQGFNYKKETINSSTLKISLEKEGKYNIDYVDNSNLIILKVPKDKIELANAQLNMNDNMIEKIDIDDKDSDYYYINIKLKDGTDYVDKTKYSVTDEIIIKFENKKIKNSKYKGKMVVIDAGHGGKDPGAHSSRLNLQEKELALDTAIRLNKLLEEAGFNTFMTREDDTYIGLYERPSMANELNADAFVSIHYNWHPNKKVSGVQVLYNGDDPTRDNKTFARIVKNEMVKELNAVDRGIVHRPKLVVIRETKMPAILAEMAFISNPTEEAKVATQEYRQKCAKALFDGIKRYFDEVLLK, from the coding sequence ATTTACCAAAAACAATCTATAACAGCTATTGAATGTAGTAAATATAAGAGTATTCCTCAAGTAATTATAGAGACTACAGGAAATGTAAATATTTCATCTATGTATCTTCCAGGAAGTAAATTTGGAGGAAACGACCGTTTGATTTTAGATATACCAAATGCTGATTTAAAAATTAATGACTCATCTTTTATAAAAGATGGGAAAGGTATAAGGAAAAAAGTATATGATAATGGTATTATGGCTATTAGAGCTTCTAATTTTGAAACAACCCCTAGAAATGTAACTAGAATTGTAATTGATTTAGCTATGCCAAGAGGATATGATATTTCTTTTGACAAAGATAGCAATAAAATTAAAGTGGATTTTTTAAATACTGTAAAAAATATAAAATTAGAGGAAAGAAATAATGCAGAGGCTGTTGTTATTCAGACTGATGAAGTTCCTGTATATAATGTTATGGATTTAGGGGATAGAGTTGTAGTTGATGTATTAAATTCAAAATTAAAATTTAATAATAACAAGATTTCTGTTGGAAAAAACGGAATTAAAAGGATTAGAACAGCTCAATTTAAGCCAGATCAAAATTATGATAAGGATGATAAGATTGTTCGTGTTGTACTAGATTTAGAAGAAGGACAAAGTTTTAAAAATGTATTTGTTGATCATGAAGGAATGGATATTCTTGTTTATGTAAATGATAAACCGTTACAAGGATTTAATTATAAAAAAGAAACGATTAATAGTTCAACGCTGAAAATATCTTTAGAAAAAGAGGGAAAGTATAATATAGATTATGTTGATAATAGTAATTTAATTATTTTAAAAGTTCCAAAGGATAAAATAGAATTAGCAAATGCTCAGCTAAATATGAATGACAATATGATAGAGAAAATAGATATTGATGACAAAGATAGTGATTATTATTATATAAATATAAAATTAAAAGATGGAACAGATTATGTTGATAAGACAAAATATAGTGTGACAGATGAAATTATAATAAAATTTGAAAATAAAAAAATTAAAAATTCTAAGTATAAAGGAAAAATGGTTGTAATTGATGCAGGTCATGGAGGGAAGGACCCTGGAGCCCATAGTAGTAGGTTAAATTTACAAGAAAAGGAATTAGCTTTAGATACAGCAATAAGATTAAATAAACTGTTAGAGGAAGCTGGATTTAATACATTCATGACAAGAGAAGATGATACTTATATTGGATTGTATGAAAGACCTTCTATGGCAAATGAATTAAATGCAGATGCATTTGTAAGCATACATTACAACTGGCACCCGAATAAAAAAGTGAGTGGTGTACAAGTTCTTTATAATGGAGATGATCCAACACGAGATAATAAAACTTTTGCAAGAATTGTAAAAAATGAAATGGTAAAAGAATTGAATGCAGTAGATAGAGGGATTGTTCATAGACCTAAGCTAGTTGTAATAAGAGAGACAAAAATGCCAGCAATATTAGCAGAAATGGCGTTTATATCAAATCCTACAGAAGAAGCAAAAGTAGCTACACAAGAATATAGACAAAAATGTGCAAAGGCTTTGTTTGATGGTATTAAAAGATATTTTGATGAAGTTTTGTTAAAGTAA
- a CDS encoding DUF2179 domain-containing protein, translating to MEFFLGYLLIFCSRIMDVSISVVRTILMVRGKKFQAAALGVLEVFIYITVLTRIMGQLNNIGNLIAYALGFGTGQIVGIFLEQKMAIGNVTAQVITKENEDDLVELLRSEGFGVTVVQGYGKDGIRNILHIALQRNMLPKFHSLLDNFDKNAFVTIMDTKHIQGGYLKRMKRK from the coding sequence ATGGAATTTTTTTTAGGTTATTTATTAATTTTCTGTTCAAGGATTATGGATGTATCAATTAGTGTAGTTCGTACAATTTTAATGGTTAGAGGGAAGAAGTTTCAAGCTGCAGCTTTGGGAGTTTTAGAAGTATTTATATATATTACAGTGCTTACAAGGATTATGGGGCAATTAAATAATATAGGGAATTTAATTGCTTATGCATTAGGATTTGGAACAGGACAGATTGTAGGTATATTCTTAGAACAAAAAATGGCAATTGGAAATGTAACGGCACAAGTAATTACAAAGGAAAATGAAGATGATTTGGTGGAATTACTAAGAAGTGAAGGATTTGGGGTTACAGTAGTGCAAGGATATGGAAAAGATGGGATTAGAAATATATTGCATATAGCGCTACAAAGGAATATGCTTCCCAAATTTCATAGTTTATTAGATAATTTCGATAAAAATGCATTTGTTACTATAATGGATACAAAGCATATTCAAGGTGGTTATTTAAAAAGAATGAAAAGAAAATAA
- a CDS encoding peptide ABC transporter substrate-binding protein, with translation MLKKSLAFILVIMLFVTALAGCGQKAPAEPEKKVLRWNLGAEPKTIDPQLNSASDGGHVINNTFEGLMREKDGKLEPAMAESYEVSKDGLTYTFHLRDAKWSDGKPVKAQDFVYAWKRALDPNLVPEPSEYAFQLFYIKGAQEAYEGKGSLDDVAIVAKDDKTLEVTLKAPTPYFLNLTAFYTYMPVRKDMVEKDPEGWARNPETAVSNGPFKLVEYAMGDRIVLEKNENYWKADKVNIDRIEALMIVEESTALTAYESGEIDVIDKIPVQEIPRLQAEDPTFMIWPEIGTYYYIFNVTKSPTNDVRVRKALTLAIDRKAIVEKVTKGGQIPATGFTPPGLLDADGKEFHEVAGDYGIDPNGAKVEEAKKLLAEAGYPDGKGFPEIEIVYNTLESHKAVAEAIQEMWKQNLGIKVKLTNQEWAVFQDTRHNGNFTIARAGWLGDYADPMTMLDLWLSYSGNNDAQWNSPEYDKLIEDSKLLTGKERFDLLYKAQDLLMNEMIVMPIYYYTRPQMVSERVKNWEKTKMGHWFFGNASIE, from the coding sequence TTGCTTAAGAAAAGTTTAGCCTTTATATTAGTAATTATGTTGTTTGTTACGGCTTTAGCAGGATGTGGACAAAAAGCTCCAGCAGAGCCAGAAAAGAAAGTATTAAGATGGAATCTAGGAGCAGAACCAAAGACAATAGATCCTCAATTAAATAGTGCTTCTGATGGTGGTCATGTAATTAATAATACCTTTGAAGGATTAATGAGAGAAAAAGATGGAAAACTTGAGCCTGCTATGGCAGAAAGCTATGAAGTATCTAAAGATGGATTAACTTATACTTTCCATTTAAGAGATGCAAAGTGGTCAGATGGAAAACCAGTAAAAGCTCAAGATTTTGTGTATGCTTGGAAGAGAGCTCTAGATCCAAATCTAGTTCCAGAGCCATCTGAGTATGCATTCCAATTATTCTATATTAAAGGTGCACAGGAAGCTTATGAAGGAAAAGGATCATTAGATGATGTAGCTATTGTAGCTAAGGATGATAAGACGTTAGAGGTTACATTAAAAGCACCAACACCATATTTTCTTAACTTAACTGCATTCTATACTTATATGCCAGTAAGAAAAGATATGGTAGAAAAAGACCCAGAAGGATGGGCTAGAAACCCTGAAACAGCTGTTTCAAATGGACCATTTAAATTAGTAGAGTATGCTATGGGAGATAGAATTGTTCTTGAGAAAAATGAAAACTATTGGAAGGCAGATAAAGTAAATATTGATAGAATTGAAGCACTTATGATTGTTGAAGAATCAACAGCTTTGACTGCTTATGAATCAGGAGAAATTGATGTAATCGATAAAATTCCAGTACAAGAAATACCAAGATTACAAGCTGAAGATCCTACATTTATGATATGGCCAGAAATAGGAACATACTACTATATATTTAATGTTACAAAATCACCTACAAATGATGTAAGAGTTAGAAAAGCTTTAACACTTGCAATCGATAGAAAAGCAATTGTTGAGAAAGTAACAAAAGGCGGACAAATTCCTGCTACAGGATTTACACCACCAGGATTACTAGATGCAGATGGAAAAGAGTTCCATGAAGTTGCTGGAGATTATGGTATTGATCCAAATGGTGCAAAGGTAGAAGAAGCAAAAAAACTATTAGCAGAAGCTGGATATCCTGATGGAAAGGGATTCCCAGAAATTGAAATAGTTTATAACACACTTGAAAGTCATAAAGCAGTTGCAGAGGCAATTCAAGAAATGTGGAAGCAAAATCTTGGTATTAAAGTAAAGCTTACAAACCAAGAGTGGGCAGTATTCCAAGATACAAGACATAATGGAAACTTTACTATTGCTAGAGCAGGTTGGCTAGGAGATTATGCTGACCCTATGACAATGCTTGATTTATGGTTATCATACTCTGGAAACAATGACGCACAATGGAACAGTCCTGAATATGATAAATTAATCGAAGATTCAAAATTATTAACAGGAAAAGAGAGATTTGACTTACTTTATAAAGCACAAGATTTATTAATGAATGAAATGATTGTTATGCCAATTTATTACTACACAAGACCTCAAATGGTAAGTGAACGTGTGAAAAATTGGGAAAAAACAAAAATGGGACATTGGTTCTTTGGAAATGCATCAATAGAATAG